The DNA window TAACCTTACTTAAGATGGTAGATTTGAACTTAGAGTCTTTTTTTGATTTTGGGCTGATCTTTAGGTTGTTTGGGGCCATGAGTAGTTTTTTCAAGGGGTATAAGGTGTTTTTTAGGCTTTTTAGGTAAAAAACTGGTTGAAAATGGATTTTTCAGGTGTAAAAACCCCTATCCTAACTTTCCGGTTATCTTTGGTCGCTGTAATCTAGGCATtgcttgcaattttttttccaaaaaattcaGGGGCAAAGGACAGGTCGTTTGCcccataaaaagagaaaaaaaattaaacaggcCCAGGCGCGTGGGCTACTCCAAGCCTGCATGTCTGGAcccttttttgtcctttttttatttattttttttaattggtttttttccccAATTTGATTATTCCCAATTGAatctttattggttttttttttggcttattgtttttcaatttcatactttaatattttgttgatttttaattgagtAACGTAATCTATCTCGGTTTGATATCTGTAGGTTTCTCGTGATCTCAAACAAAATTCTTGATATTTAGTTGGTTATCAATTTTGTGAGcgtctattttaaataaaaaattatataaaaaaaatttattgaacctGATTGAGTCTATGACACGGGTTACGGATTTGACTAGTTAATTTCGGTTAGTTAGGAGTcgggcttcataatttgtttcggttgcacaaataattatagatttatttaaataaatgctacataaacttttcaatttatgattgagatttttttatgtcaaaaaacaTGCAGGAAATGCtatcatattcattttttagtattgaattctttttttatccgaCTCGCGGTGAAGTGCAAGTCAAGTAGCTAGTTGGTAATTGCATGGTGTGGTTTTCTAGACAAGAAGGGAATGTGTGGAcatattttgtttagaaaaatggacttttttttattggagttgAACTTGAAGCATGTCTCGCAACTTGATTGCTAGTATAAAAAGAATGTGTCATGAATAGTTTATGTGTGCTTCCAATATTGATGGTGTGTTGTGGCAACCACAAATCTTAATAGTAGAATTATTTGGTGCGCACTGTGGTGGGTTTTGTGAAAGCGTTTCCTTCACGTATAGTTTTACACAACAGAAATTTGCGAGGCCTGGTAGTTGTGTAGTGAAGATTCAAGGTTTTGGGTAGTGATGTATTTGTGTAGTAATTAGTGGGTGAAATCTCCAATTTTGATAGTGAAGTTTTGTGGAGAAGGTTTTGCCGAaccatgttatatttttgtttgcGTCCCTTTTATTTTGTGGGTTTTGCATAACAAACTAAAGTTTTTTACACATCCTATACCTGCAAAAGCAAGTTGTCTTCTTCCTTTCGTCTTTTAAAAAGCCTATCTTTATGCTACGAGACTGGAAAATTCCccttattttgtaaattttaggTAATTATCATACACGTCATCATGAAACTATTATAGTTGGTGAAAAAATGCTTCATTCCTTTAATGTTTCTATCACCCATCTAATCAATTCAACATTCCTTGTTCCCAACTGTCCTTATCTGAATTCCCTCGacttttgattaattaaatatcactTGCTTAATCTTTCTTATTTGGAAGCTTTGCATCTGATTTCTTGAATTGCTTTACCAAATACAGGAATTATATGGAAAGATGTGCTCCTGATAGATAAGGTGTTGCATGAGGCTCTTCTCCCCGATTATTCTTCGAAGGTtgtccttttatgtcagctgcTCTTAGATTTAATAATGATCCCTACCTTCATTTTCCTCCTCTCGcaattttgtgaagaaaaaactGCTTGAATAAAGGGCAAAATCAAGACATACAAATCAAATTTCtgaactgaaattaaaaaaagaaaatatgtttgtttggaAGTGGAATTTCATAACTAATCAAATCCTACATCATCACAGGCTTCCCGGATTGCTGTCAGACAATATATAAAAAGGACATTTTCTCACCTTCTGCATGATATCTCAGGTATTGTTACAGCTTCAACAAAGTTTTACTTCTGTGGTGCAATTGTCCATTTTTTGAGAATGGATTGAGGGTTATGAAATCTTGGAGTGGTGTAATCTCACAAGTTTGCAACTTTGTATCATCCAATGGCTTGACAGTGAACATAAAATTGTTGACCAAAAAGCTCAGGAAAATTCataattgttattgatttttagaTAGGCTTGTCTATCCTATTTAAATTCCATCTGAATTGGCAGATGCCCTAACCAATGTCCATATCAAACCAAAGGAGGAAGTGGATGAGCATCCTCTGGTGGTTTTCCTGGAGGCAGGCAAAAGCTCAGTGCTTCAAGGGAGCGTGAATGTCTTACtggtaataaataaaattccatAAAGACAATACACCCAGGAATGTTTGGAGTCTTACTTTTCCTCTGTACAAATCTACAAATCCTGCTGAAATTTCTAATAggtttcttgaaaatttaactGGACTCCATTCTCTGTGACTTTCTCTTTGTTTGCTGTTTGGTATGTTTTTAACAGAATGGAGGTGATAATGCAGTCTTACATtgcattctatttttttctctaatgatTTGTGTGTGCTTCCTCGATCCTTGTACTTAGACATCTCTGTCACTGACAACCACATTATCTGTCAAGTATTTGAACACATCCTCACCTAGCTTTTTTGGATCCCTTGACTCGTTCATTCCAGGACTTCCGCCAACTTCTCAAGGAAAACTTAGGAGGGCTTCAACTGAGTGGCTTGATTGTTGATTGGGTTCAAGAAGGATTTCAAGATTTCTTCAGGGCACTGCATGATCAGTTCTTCTTGCTTTCAGGGAAAAATAAATCTGCCATTCAAGATGAAAATTCCACAAAGGGTATGCAGGTTGAGAAAGTGGTTCCTGGTCTTGTCCTGGTGCTGGCTCAACTGTCTATTTTTATTGAACAAACTGCCATCTCTAGAATTACTGAGGCAAGGAGCCACTCAACAGTtgtatttcattttcatttaagaggtaaaatatcataatttggCATTTTATATTCTCCGTGGCTTACCTTAAAGTTATATGTCTTAATTGCCAGGAAATAGCTGCTTATTTctctggtggtggtggtggggctCATGAAAATGGGCCAGCATTTGTTCCTGGTGAAATTTGTCGAACCTTCCATTCAGCTGGTGAAATTCTTCTACAGCATGTACGAATTAAAGTCTCTCTTCAGAACTTTTAATTCTTCAAGGAATGTACAAAGTGCCTATTTTATGTGACTGTACAAAAATCTCATGGTGGTAGTGAATTTTTGGATGTTCATGGCACTATCACTACTTCATTGCTTTAAAATTcctacaaatttattttcttcttagctaTAATCCACAACACTACCCACTCCCAAAACACCTGTCTGTTGGAGGATAACTGAAAACTTTCCCCTCACTCACAACCGGTCCCATCACAGCATCGGGCACTGGATTTTTCCTGTTTTGAATTTTGCCTGATTATGCGTTGGAAAAGTGGGATCCAAGTGCGACCGTGAtctcccaaaaataaaaagcccATCCCTCTTGAAAAATTCGTCATCTTCCTCCTTTTCCCCTTTCCAAAACAACCCCCAACAAAACAATAGGCCATTCACCCTTGGGCGTGGGTGTCATAGGCACTCATTGACAAATTTGCTATTATACATCATTTGCTATCACAGATTGAGTCATCAAATACAatgcaaaattaattaatttgagtaatatttttcattaacccAACATCAGTTTTACTATCTGTTCCAAATAACATATTGTAATTTTGTTACTTTATTCAGTATATAAATATGAGAACTCAAAAAATAACGGTTCTCCTGAGGAAGAGGTTTACAGCTCCAAATTGGGTCAAGGTCAGTATGATACATGAAagtaaaagtatattttagtGTGGATTAGTTTGATATGTGcctaatatttcttaatttttcacaGCACAAGGAGCCAAGAGAAGTTCATATGTTTGTTGATTTATTCCTTCAAGAGGTTTGTTGCTTCATTGATTTTTCTGGGTTATTATCTTGGGTGATGTTTGGGGTTGTATTAGGATATgccaaatttatttaatttgacattcCTACAAATTACAGTCGTGACAACTTGTAGATTCGTTATGTGGACACTCACCTAGTTTTTGGGAAAAAGGGAAGAAGACGACTTACTTTTGTTTTGTCCTTGCTAGTTGGAAGCAATTGGAACAGAGGCAAAGCAGATCCTACCTCATGGAGTACTTCGCAAGCATCGTCGCTCTGAAAGCAATGGAAGCTCTGCTTCCTCCCGCAGCAATTCATTACGGGATGACAAAATGAGTCGGTCAAACACCCATCGGGCCAGGAGTCAACTTCTTGAAAAACACCTAGCGAAATTGTTCAAGCAAAAAGTTGAGATTTTTACAAAAACCGAATATACTCAGGTATAAGACCATCCTTgccatttttttactttattggGCAGGAATACTGGTACGGACTATGAAGTAACATGGACTGATTCTGCTTGCAATTTGCAGGAATCTGTTGTAACTACTGTTGTAAAACTCTGTCTTAAAAGTTTGCAAGAATATGTTAGACTCCAGACTTTCAACCGGAGTGGATTTCAGCAAATTCAATTGGATGTTCAGTTTCTAAGGGCTTCTCTAAAGGAAATTGTTGAAGATGAAGCTGCTGTTGACTTTTTGCTTGATGAGGTAAATCAAGGAACAACTTGACTCGATTTTGAAGTTCAATCCTGGGAATTGTCTGTTGGAGTTCTTATTTGTTGGTTGTTTTCCTCTGCCTTCTATATGAAAATGTGTTATCTTGGAAAGAGAGGACGGGGGTTGGATTCCTTCCCTTAACTCATTATTCTCTGAGTTTTCGGAGCTTATGATATTTGTAGGTAGCTTTGAAACTTCTAAGCAATAAATAATATGCATTGATTTTCTGATGGAACAGGTGATTGTTGGTGCTTCGGAACGCTGCCTTGATCCAATTCCTCTGGAGCCTCCTATCTTGgataaattaattcaagcaAAGTTGGCAAAAGAGAAGGAACAGACTCCAATTTCTCCATAATCAGAGGAAGGTCAAGTTGGTGGTTAGAATGTTTGAGTCATCAGGAACTGCCAAGTGTATTTCTGAAGGAATAATGAAGTCACAGAAGCTTCTCCGGCATCCTCCAGCGTATTGTGGTGGTAAGATGGTATGAAAAGGATGGTAGATCTTTCTTGATTCCTGATAATGACCATGCAAACTTCCATGTTTTTACTCTTGAAGGTGCACCTTTGATGGTCATGATCTGATTACTGAGTGTTGCTTTTTTGGCTGCGTTGTTGCCGTCCACAATTCGGAAGGATGTGATATGGTGAGCATAGGGAATCATGTAACCTTGACACACTGTATAAAACACCGTGCAATTATTTCCATATTTTTTTGGCAGGGCATAAATAGTTTTCATGCTTCAATTCAAGAAGTcaatatttttgtcaaattatgatacatcaaaataattaatcggCTCATTTATGAGCTCTCAGAAGAGGACTAGCAATGGcttgattatttttcataatgtgGCCGTCAATTTATCATCGTCGTGAATGGTTGTGTTCGGGTTTCAGGAATTTCGTGCAGCTTTGGGGTTTAAATGGTGGCGCAGATGAGATTTTATAAGGCGAGACAGGCCTGTTACCAACTCAATTTGTTCAAGCTAGTTAACTGACCCCGTTATGTTATGCTGCGGCGGCGGAGCAAATATTTTTCCTtccaatatcaaaaaataacatACATGTATTGCTAacgtatttcaaataaaatacatcgAGTActagtaaatataaaataaatttttgatgctgataaaattaagttgtgaaattaaaaatagatgCAGGTTAAATATTAATTCGAAGTAACTTGGTTGAGTTGGTAGTTTTAAAGATAATCTTGATAATCTTTAAAAACTcagtttggttttaaaaaaaaattgagatgaatttttattttaaaatgtttaggtgatgaaatcttgaatcaattcaggttaattttaattaatatgtaaaattCATGATTAAAGTCATTCAcctgattgagtttaataattttatttttaatttttttttatttaatatatgataaaaaagatgCTCGCATGAAAACAATccaacagtttttttaaaaaaaccatggttGGTTgcgcataaaaaaaaacttgctaatGTTTCTAAAAGATTGctataatcttattaaaaaaaactaacatttaaatgatatttaataaaacaatatttaaaaaatatttttaattaacttgaggattttaatattttttttaataaactaacttaaaataaattagattaatattaaaaaaaaacaaaaaagaaacaaaaatagatcAAGCATGCGAGCCTGGATACCCAACACCCATGACCCATCACAAATAAGATTGAGCTTGACCTGTTTTTTTAGGTGTCATccactccattttttttaatatcaggtgACAGGTTATCTatgcaaaacacaaatttttgtttgattgacACTAGTTACCTCAGTTGACCGACAAATtcatatttaagtttttaaactctaaaaatatattttcaacttatttttactCGCAAAAACCTCTAAAACATCTTAAGAACCTTGATAAACCAATTCTTAACCCCAAAAAccactaaaaataaaagtcaattaaatttaaaaaactataaaatataaaaatgtaagaTTTATGTATAATcaatatatgtatttatatacaaaccaaattaatttcaattattcaaaattaaatattcattagtGAAATAAATTCATGATACACAATTATAcagttttgttaataaaaaaataaatattattagaaatagTAAATAATCCCAAACTATAATAAAGTTAGTTTCATTGTTCATGCCATTAGTATAATAATGAGAAAAGTTTCATTGTtcttaacattaatataattaatgagaAGAAGCTTTAACTAACTCACCAttttaatattactttttaaattctattgtagacaaataattaaaaacaaatattaatttgctatgaattaattaaaatttgagtaGTTTTGAAATATGACATGATACAAGTAAATAACTTAAAATCCATAATCTCCATAATATGTTTTTCCAAGATTATTTAGCATTTAATCATTTATCATCTTAAACGTCCATAtgacataaaaattacaattaatcgTTGTTAAATTCTTTATTCCTTACTTTTCTAATCagattcttaaaaatatttttatattttataacaagTAAAACAATGATTTCTAATATCTTTCGTGTTTTCTTGTCTTATTCTCTTTCATTtcaagaaattttataatttgactAATGTCACTActatcatttaaatattactaagttttataatttttttttgaaataatccCTTTTTAATTTAGAACCTAATAACACACCCacatcatttaaatattactaagttttgtaattttttttttgaaataatcccttttttaatttagaaccTAACAACACATATTCTTGACCATAAATGTTAGAGGCTGATTTGGCCAATACTATCCTTACTTTTGCTCTCGTTTTCATTGACCAAGCACTCTCTTCTTTTGCTTTATGGAAGCGTATCACTGGTTAATCGAAACAATTCCTCATTACACAACTACAGAGACTAAAAACTAAATAGCTGTTTGTTTGTTgagaaatatttgttttttttttaaattgattttaaatgaaaagtgaatttataaaaaagaattttttttttatattttgataatgtatgaaaaataaattgaaaaatactttttagtgtttgactatatcatgaaaaataagttgtaaaataatttattaatattttttttaaatgtattaaaagaaCAGGGACCAAAtatgacatataaaaaatatattaaaggatgattaaattaaaaaagaatcaaatctcataaattattttaaataaaataaataacaattaaaaatatatagaccaaaactgacaaataaaaaagtttaaagatgatgaaattaaaaacaaaactcagtttcataaattatttcaaataaaataaataacaatcaaaagaatgaagaccatatctgatagataaaaaaattcaattaagataaaaaataagagaaaaacaaataacaataaaaaaacaaggaccaaagttgataaaattgaaaaaacaattcaaaaaaaaatatagcaataaaaataataaggaccaaagttgatataaaaataaaataaaatcatattttacaggataaaattgaaaaaaaaatcaaaataaaatattcagcAATTAAAAGcttaaggactaaatttgatataatcaataaataacaagatttttttttatttttttgcaatttctggaaagtattttctgtctaaaataaaaggaaattatttttctagaaaccaaaccaaatttttctttgactaaaaaatatatttcattaattaatttttttaatgacaaacaaatatagaaaaatttagaatatgaaacaaacattgttattaaactcgattcATAAAATGAGGAGTTATGAAAGATATGTAAGTCAAAGGAAGCCATACTCTTAAAATAACATACAATACATTTAACGATAGCCCAATATGCATATGTAGGAGTATGCATAAACTAACATACCTTgttaacaacaaaacaaatgtCTAGTCTTGTAAAAGTGAAATATTAAAGAGCAccaataatttcataaaaccaTGTAGGATCAGAAAACAAGTAATCAGACATCACAACAATCTTTGAGGTAGAAATATGAATATCAACATGTTTACAAGAAGACATACCTTCTCTATAAAGTATGTCAAGAATATACTTATTTTGTCGTAGCATAATACCTATACTAGTAGGATGAACCTCATTcctcaaaaaataatgaacaactCCTAAACCCCGAAACTTAAACTTTGAGCTTAACAATTGTATCAATCGGTGAAGCAAGACTGAATTGATTCTAGTAAGCAAAATATTATCAACATAaacaataagataaaatatatcatcACCTTTAGACAAGATGAATAATGATGTGTCAACCTTAGAAGCATGAAATCCAATAGAGAAAAGATAATCACTCAAGTGAGTGTACTATGCCCGATGAgtttgttttaaaccatataaagaCTTATGCAACCAAAACACATGAGAGGAAAGAATAGaatcaacaaaacctggagAATGCTGCATGTAGATCTCTTTGTCAAGTGTCCCATTGAAAAGGCATTATGTATATCAATCTGATTCTAACAACGTGAAACCGCAATTGTAAAAACCAACCGAACAGTGGTTTGCTTAATGACAGGACTAAGAGTCTCAGAATAATCAATACCTTCTTGTTGAGTAAAACCTCTAGCAACCAACTGAGCCTTATAGCGCTCACTACTGCCATCTGCAAGATGCTTTATCTTGTACACCCAATGACTACCAATGACAttcattgaatgatgaaaaggaACCAAAGACCAAGTATTGTTGGAACGTAGTGCCTGAATTTCATCTTTCATAGCATTGTGCCAAGCCTCATACATGTCAGCATTAGAAAATGTAATTAGTTCATAGGCAGGAGGAGAGAGTACTCGAGAAATAAAGTTGgcagataaagaaaaagaaggcgTCAAATTTGCTGTCTTTGGCAGCCATGGACAAATAACCATATGATGTTGACGAACCACAAAACACGAGGCAGGTAAGTTTGAAACTGTATGCTACTGCAGAGGATAGGAGGAGAGGTCAACAACCAAACTCAACCCAATAGAAGATTCATACTGAGATGCTGGGCTGACAATAGCAGACCCGGGTGAATCAACAGCAGAACCAGTAAAGTCAAACCTAGAAAATTGCAACTCTAAAGAAGAAGAACCTGTACCTGGAGAATGATCATTAGATAAACAAGCATACAATGACATAAAAACAAGACTGATGGGTTGTCTTAAAGTGGCAAGAATGGTAGATAATATTAGTGGTAGAAAGGTTGTAAGATCAGGTGAGtgaaaaattagagaattaaGCAAATTAGGCAAGTGGGTAGTAGCAATATGACGTGGAGAGGTGTTGTGAGGCTTGGCATCTATCTAGATTTGTCAATAGGAAACACTTATTCATAAAAACAGACATGATGAGAGATAAATACTTTGAGATGTGatgtcaagaaaataataaccaaGATGAGAGGATCTATAGTCTAAAATCACACATGAAGAGgaacaaaaatctaatttataagCATGATATGGACacaaaaatgtaaagaaaagacACCCAAATGTACGTAGAAAATCATAATTAGGAGTATGatgaaaaaaacactcaaaCGGTGACTTATTGTGGAGGAAAAGAGTAGGCATACAAATCATAAGATACACTGAGGATTCAAACATATAATTCCAAAACTGTAATGATGCTTTACACTGTCCAAGAAGATTAAGACCAGTTTCGACAATATGCCAATGAAGACGTTCAACAATTctattttgttcatgagtataAGGACAAATTAAATGATGATGAATACCGATAGTCTGAAATAAAGTATTTAACTTGTGGTATTCACCACCCCAACCAGTCtgaatagatttattttttcccaaaaattGAACCTCAACAAAAGCTTGAAAACgatgaaaaacagaaaatacaTCAGATTTTGCAACAAAAagataataccatatatattttgtatgcgcatcaacaaaaataacaaaataataaaaaccatcataagaaaaaatagaagcagggcccaaacatcactaaaaattaaatcaagtggagcagaagttttgtgacccgtaggTCCCAACAACAAACACGACGACTTTCATAACTAACATGCTTAACATTGAGAGGTTGAACGTCGAGAATTACAAGTAAGTTTATTAtttgatactaaaaaaaatgaaaacacgAGAAGTAGGATGACCCAATTGACGATGTCAGATATCAACATAAGTAGATACATAAGGAGATCAGTAAGCCTGAGGAATTGACATGGCAGAAGAATCGGACAAAACTTAGAGATCATCTTTACTCTGACCAGAAAGAAGCACTGACTTGGTGTTAAGATCCTTAACATAAAGCACAAAcgcttgaaatttaaaataaacattattatcacgGCAAAATATCTCAACAAAA is part of the Populus trichocarpa isolate Nisqually-1 chromosome 2, P.trichocarpa_v4.1, whole genome shotgun sequence genome and encodes:
- the LOC7460454 gene encoding vacuolar protein sorting-associated protein 51 homolog isoform X2; amino-acid sequence: MGEDDMPMDDKAKRMRDLLSSFYSPDPSVTNANNPFKFASLDVINTTSFDADQYMNLLVQRSNLEGLLQKHVEMAAEIKNLDTDLQMLVYENYNKFISATDTIKRMKTNIVGMETNMEQLLDKIMTVQSRSDGVNTSLFEKREHIEKLHRTRNLLRKVQFIYDLPARLGKCIKSEAYADAVRFYIGAMPIFKAYGDSSFQDCKRASEEAMDTIIKNLQGKLFSDSESIQARAEAAVLLKQLDFPVDSLKAKLFEKLEQSLDGLQLTHEEIANVTVESSNLSEQGNNTESIPGSAHGALVSEFAEAVRAYQVIFPDSEKQLIKLSQDLITKHFEITSDFIKKWIPIANFLGVLRIIWKDVLLIDKVLHEALLPDYSSKASRIAVRQYIKRTFSHLLHDISDALTNVHIKPKEEVDEHPLVVFLEAGKSSVLQGSVNVLLDFRQLLKENLGGLQLSGLIVDWVQEGFQDFFRALHDQFFLLSGKNKSAIQDENSTKGMQVEKVVPGLVLVLAQLSIFIEQTAISRITEEIAAYFSGGGGGAHENGPAFVPGEICRTFHSAGEILLQHYINMRTQKITVLLRKRFTAPNWVKHKEPREVHMFVDLFLQELEAIGTEAKQILPHGVLRKHRRSESNGSSASSRSNSLRDDKMSRSNTHRARSQLLEKHLAKLFKQKVEIFTKTEYTQESVVTTVVKLCLKSLQEYVRLQTFNRSGFQQIQLDVQFLRASLKEIVEDEAAVDFLLDEVIVGASERCLDPIPLEPPILDKLIQAKLAKEKEQTPISP
- the LOC7460454 gene encoding vacuolar protein sorting-associated protein 51 homolog isoform X1: MGEDDMPMDDKAKRMRDLLSSFYSPDPSVTNANNPFKFASLDVINTTSFDADQYMNLLVQRSNLEGLLQKHVEMAAEIKNLDTDLQMLVYENYNKFISATDTIKRMKTNIVGMETNMEQLLDKIMTVQSRSDGVNTSLFEKREHIEKLHRTRNLLRKVQFIYDLPARLGKCIKSEAYADAVRFYIGAMPIFKAYGDSSFQDCKRASEEAMDTIIKNLQGKLFSDSESIQARAEAAVLLKQLDFPQVDSLKAKLFEKLEQSLDGLQLTHEEIANVTVESSNLSEQGNNTESIPGSAHGALVSEFAEAVRAYQVIFPDSEKQLIKLSQDLITKHFEITSDFIKKWIPIANFLGVLRIIWKDVLLIDKVLHEALLPDYSSKASRIAVRQYIKRTFSHLLHDISDALTNVHIKPKEEVDEHPLVVFLEAGKSSVLQGSVNVLLDFRQLLKENLGGLQLSGLIVDWVQEGFQDFFRALHDQFFLLSGKNKSAIQDENSTKGMQVEKVVPGLVLVLAQLSIFIEQTAISRITEEIAAYFSGGGGGAHENGPAFVPGEICRTFHSAGEILLQHYINMRTQKITVLLRKRFTAPNWVKHKEPREVHMFVDLFLQELEAIGTEAKQILPHGVLRKHRRSESNGSSASSRSNSLRDDKMSRSNTHRARSQLLEKHLAKLFKQKVEIFTKTEYTQESVVTTVVKLCLKSLQEYVRLQTFNRSGFQQIQLDVQFLRASLKEIVEDEAAVDFLLDEVIVGASERCLDPIPLEPPILDKLIQAKLAKEKEQTPISP
- the LOC7460454 gene encoding vacuolar protein sorting-associated protein 51 homolog isoform X3, whose translation is MAAEIKNLDTDLQMLVYENYNKFISATDTIKRMKTNIVGMETNMEQLLDKIMTVQSRSDGVNTSLFEKREHIEKLHRTRNLLRKVQFIYDLPARLGKCIKSEAYADAVRFYIGAMPIFKAYGDSSFQDCKRASEEAMDTIIKNLQGKLFSDSESIQARAEAAVLLKQLDFPQVDSLKAKLFEKLEQSLDGLQLTHEEIANVTVESSNLSEQGNNTESIPGSAHGALVSEFAEAVRAYQVIFPDSEKQLIKLSQDLITKHFEITSDFIKKWIPIANFLGVLRIIWKDVLLIDKVLHEALLPDYSSKASRIAVRQYIKRTFSHLLHDISDALTNVHIKPKEEVDEHPLVVFLEAGKSSVLQGSVNVLLDFRQLLKENLGGLQLSGLIVDWVQEGFQDFFRALHDQFFLLSGKNKSAIQDENSTKGMQVEKVVPGLVLVLAQLSIFIEQTAISRITEEIAAYFSGGGGGAHENGPAFVPGEICRTFHSAGEILLQHYINMRTQKITVLLRKRFTAPNWVKHKEPREVHMFVDLFLQELEAIGTEAKQILPHGVLRKHRRSESNGSSASSRSNSLRDDKMSRSNTHRARSQLLEKHLAKLFKQKVEIFTKTEYTQESVVTTVVKLCLKSLQEYVRLQTFNRSGFQQIQLDVQFLRASLKEIVEDEAAVDFLLDEVIVGASERCLDPIPLEPPILDKLIQAKLAKEKEQTPISP